The following are encoded together in the Adhaeribacter arboris genome:
- the rbsK gene encoding ribokinase has translation METKKITVIGSTNMDMVVKTTHLPVPGETVLGGSFFMNPGGKGANQAVAVARLGGDATFVTKIGMDVFGKQSAQLFDEEGINTSCILSDHTSPSGVALIMVDQMGENSIAVASGANANLMPEDVERCLRKIGAIDIILLQLEIPLETVDFVTQYAAGKNIKVIVNPAPANLLSPELLKRIDIITPNSKEVEMLSGVEVKGMEDAKKAATVLYEKGVKNVIVTLGPVGALVLTEEGFTMVPAQKVNTVDTTAAGDVFNGALAVALAEEQEIIPAVEFACLAAALSVTKLGAQSSIPYRNELIAKKMSFI, from the coding sequence ATGGAAACAAAGAAGATAACTGTCATTGGCAGTACCAATATGGATATGGTGGTGAAAACCACCCACTTGCCCGTACCGGGAGAAACCGTTTTGGGGGGATCTTTTTTTATGAACCCGGGCGGAAAAGGGGCCAACCAGGCGGTAGCCGTAGCCCGCCTGGGAGGAGACGCTACCTTTGTTACCAAAATTGGAATGGATGTTTTCGGAAAACAATCGGCGCAACTATTTGACGAAGAAGGTATTAATACTTCCTGCATCCTATCGGATCATACTTCGCCATCCGGCGTGGCCCTCATAATGGTAGACCAGATGGGCGAAAATAGCATTGCGGTAGCATCGGGCGCGAACGCTAACCTGATGCCCGAAGATGTAGAGCGGTGCCTACGAAAAATTGGCGCTATCGACATTATACTGTTACAACTAGAGATACCCCTCGAAACGGTTGATTTTGTGACGCAATACGCCGCCGGCAAAAACATTAAAGTAATTGTAAATCCGGCGCCGGCCAATTTGCTGTCACCGGAGTTGTTGAAACGCATTGATATCATCACGCCTAATTCTAAAGAAGTTGAAATGCTCTCGGGAGTGGAGGTAAAGGGTATGGAAGACGCCAAAAAGGCAGCGACGGTGCTTTATGAAAAAGGCGTAAAAAATGTGATTGTAACCTTAGGACCCGTTGGGGCTTTAGTTTTAACCGAGGAGGGATTCACGATGGTGCCGGCGCAAAAGGTAAATACGGTGGACACTACGGCCGCGGGCGATGTTTTTAACGGGGCCTTGGCTGTAGCTTTGGCCGAAGAACAGGAAATTATTCCGGCAGTAGAATTTGCTTGTTTGGCGGCCGCGCTTTCGGTAACCAAGCTCGGCGCCCAATCTTCTATACCCTACCGCAATGAGTTAATTGCCAAAAAGATGTCGTTTATATAA